One Brassica napus cultivar Da-Ae chromosome C4, Da-Ae, whole genome shotgun sequence genomic region harbors:
- the BNAC04G11720D gene encoding AUGMIN subunit 2 isoform X1, whose amino-acid sequence MSMGSDSTWVGKKPIRRIGGLADALSIASDLGYAVAPPPNQEEYLQSLASSNGERGDDLIRVLRELSSVQRKIADLQVELQGRKDDKNVAHLTHVSEMQKKIETLSRITQILKDVIQNKDRIIARLQQPYSLDCIPVEAEYQKQFSELLMRAASDYGALTASVSDFQWSQNFKEPPSVWGEMLRPIPVALASCTRFFEAMSAMRESFATLQDLRVGNSAASLPTTPSQRDSDCVTPPQGVTGSSFDDLAVQTTRREAEEEDGNDYENVQADRRLFWPPSVKKSSV is encoded by the exons ATGTCGATGGGAAGCGACTCGACATGGGTGGGGAAGAAACCGATCCGGCGCATCGGCGGATTAGCTGATGCTCTCTCCATCGCCTCCGATCTCGGTTACGCCGTCGCTCCTCCTCCCAAT CAGGAAGAGTACTTACAAAGCTTGGCGTCTTCGAATGGCGAAAGAGGCGATGATTTGATAAGGGTTTTGAGAGAGTTATCTTCTGTTCAGAGGAAAATTGCAGACTTGCAGGTCGAGCTTCAAGGGAGGAAG GATGATAAAAATGTGGCTCATTTGACTCATGTGAGTGAAATGCAGAAGAAAATCGAAACTCTCTCAAGGATTACTCAAATATTGAAAGATGTTATACAAAACAAG GATCGCATCATTGCTCGTCTCCAACAACCTTATTCACTAGATTGCATTCCAGTTGAAGCAGAATATCAG AAACAATTCTCAGAGTTGCTAATGAGAGCGGCCAGTGATTATGGCGCCTTAACAGCATCAGTGTCTGATTTTCAGTGGAGCCAAAACTTTAAAGAACCTCCTTCAGTCTGGGGG GAAATGTTGCGTCCGATACCGGTGGCACTAGCGTCATGCACGAGATTCTTTGAGGCAATGTCTGCGATGAGAGAATCATTTGCGACTCTTCAAGACCTTAGAGTTGGTAACTCTGCAGCTTCTTTACCAACTACCCCATCACAAAGGGACTCAGATTGTGTGACTCCACCTCAGGGGGTAACAGGTTCAAGCTTCGACGACTTAGCTGTTCAGACCACAAGGagagaagcagaagaagaagatggtaaTGACTATGAGAATGTTCAAGCTGACCGGAGACTATTTTGGCCTCCTTCGGTTAAAAAGAGTAGCGTTTAA
- the BNAC04G11720D gene encoding AUGMIN subunit 2 isoform X2, producing the protein MSMGSDSTWVGKKPIRRIGGLADALSIASDLGYAVAPPPNQEEYLQSLASSNGERGDDLIRVLRELSSVQRKIADLQVELQGRKDDKNVAHLTHVSEMQKKIETLSRITQILKDVIQNKDRIIARLQQPYSLDCIPVEAEYQKQFSELLMRAASDYGALTASVSDFQWSQNFKEPPSVWGEMLRPIPVALASCTRFFEAMSAMRESFATLQDLRVGGNRFKLRRLSCSDHKERSRRRRW; encoded by the exons ATGTCGATGGGAAGCGACTCGACATGGGTGGGGAAGAAACCGATCCGGCGCATCGGCGGATTAGCTGATGCTCTCTCCATCGCCTCCGATCTCGGTTACGCCGTCGCTCCTCCTCCCAAT CAGGAAGAGTACTTACAAAGCTTGGCGTCTTCGAATGGCGAAAGAGGCGATGATTTGATAAGGGTTTTGAGAGAGTTATCTTCTGTTCAGAGGAAAATTGCAGACTTGCAGGTCGAGCTTCAAGGGAGGAAG GATGATAAAAATGTGGCTCATTTGACTCATGTGAGTGAAATGCAGAAGAAAATCGAAACTCTCTCAAGGATTACTCAAATATTGAAAGATGTTATACAAAACAAG GATCGCATCATTGCTCGTCTCCAACAACCTTATTCACTAGATTGCATTCCAGTTGAAGCAGAATATCAG AAACAATTCTCAGAGTTGCTAATGAGAGCGGCCAGTGATTATGGCGCCTTAACAGCATCAGTGTCTGATTTTCAGTGGAGCCAAAACTTTAAAGAACCTCCTTCAGTCTGGGGG GAAATGTTGCGTCCGATACCGGTGGCACTAGCGTCATGCACGAGATTCTTTGAGGCAATGTCTGCGATGAGAGAATCATTTGCGACTCTTCAAGACCTTAGAGTTG GGGGTAACAGGTTCAAGCTTCGACGACTTAGCTGTTCAGACCACAAGGagagaagcagaagaagaagatggtaa
- the LOC106391870 gene encoding uncharacterized protein LOC106391870, protein MEAVDDPDLSFSKIMKDVQHFASSHMTWKDKKTLENQKVTGLGGKPQRKQRLPLSVARVQMKKQKEREEKMFEQNMIFGQFGGTSRKKPAEKKRKPEERVLKSTFGNFRGGVLDVKDLLRSGSSSRTNDRYNNYGENKNKSKGMGEVGGGGRDIKKNRKKKAKKGGGKRKSK, encoded by the exons ATGGAGGCTGTTGATGATCCTGACCTGAGCTTTAGCAAGATCATGAAAGATGTTCAGCACTTTG CTAGCTCACATATGACATGGAAGGATAAGAAAACATTGGAGAATCAGAAAGTCACTGGACTTGGTGGGAAG ccTCAAAGGAAACAGAGGCTACCCCTCAGTGTAGCGCGAGTGCAGATGAagaaacagaaagaaagagaagaaaagatgTTTGAACAG AATATGATTTTTGGACAATTTGGTGGTACAAGTAGGAAGAAACCCGCTGAGAAGAAGCGTAAGCCTGAGGAAAGAGTCTTGAAATCAACTTTTGGGAATTTCAGGGGTGGTGTTCTTGATGTTAAGGATTTACTACGTTCTGGTTCTTCTTCAAGAACTAATGACAGATATAACAATTACGGCGAGAACAAGAACAAGTCCAAAGGCATGGGAGAAGTAGGAGGTGGAGGAAGAGACATcaagaaaaatagaaagaagaaagcaaagaaaggAGGCGGTAAGAGGAAAAGCAAGTAA